The window CTTTCTTTACTCCCAAATATGCAAATAACCAAAATCCAAAagattttatttttatgcAAAATAATCAAACCAAATTAGCTGAAATGAAaagtattaaaaaaaaaatgaagcAACAGAGAAAGTTTGATTATAACGAGGTAATACAAATATGCACACATATAagttattataaatatatgtacatatatatatatatatatatatatatatatatatatatatatatatatttatttatttatttatggTTACATtcaattattatttttatttttgtagATGAAGAAGGAGAATAGTTATATCTTGGCTCTAAAAGCAAAAGATGAACGAGACCGGAAAAGAAGAAACCAAGAGAAATACAAGAAAATTAAATTGATGGCACAAAAAGATGtagaagaatataataaaatgaaaacatatacacattaaagtgaagaaatataaataccTATCTAGgatatttttatacttatttttataaaattttttgtaattataattttttttttcttcatttaaaaaataacatatatatatatatatatatattttcatatacGACGTACTTttaaattagaaaaaaaaaaaaaaaaaaaaaaaaaaaaaaaaatcctTAATATCTATGTTTCaataattttcattataatagTTGCATTacaattaataataatgatgaaaacGTTGAatgttttttaaaatataaaaattagaaaagttatattattttaaatatatacatatatttattatattctaagatttttttaaaatatgaataataattaatatgtattattaaatgaaaaaaaatataagtatataatatatatatatatatatatatattaggACAAACAATATTCACACGgacatattataattatataatataattaaaatatatattatggtAAAAACGCGGTTAGGTATTgtagaaatatatttttataagtcgaaaaattaataaataaacacacatatatatatatatatatatataattacatatatatgtatgtcccatattatttttatgtatcATTTATCGTTTCCATCATAATTAAAATCTTCGTTAAGCATGTTACGAATATCCTTCAATTTTAATCCACAccattcatatttatttatatatataggtGTGTAGCGTTTTTCATAAATTCTATTTTGTACAGATATATGTTCTGATACCTTATTAATATgtgttttaatttttaagaTACTACTAATATTTTCATGTACATCTTCAAGGAAGGTGCTGCAAATTAAATCTCTCCAACCGTTTCTTTTTAGTAGGCCGAGATTTTCCCTTTCCTCCTTTTTGGGtatcatataatacatataaagTTCACTCAAACCTAttaaacaataaaaaaatatatcaatattttgtaaaaaaaaaaaaaaacaacatatatatgtaagtacatatatatatatattatgtttatttttgGTACCTATTATACGCTCATAGGATTCTTCAGAATCATCGGGAATAGATTTCATACATTTGCAAGGACAACTATTAGATAACTCTGTCGTTTTTCCCAcattttcctttttcatattttctaAATCATAATGAACAGAATAATTATCTGTATCATAGTGCATATTTAAACACATATACTTGTAAGaacataaaattaaatagCACTGTCTTGgaaatatatcaatatcactaaatattatatacaaaaatttGTTATTACTATCTTTAGAAGATAATGATGTATTATCGttacaattattatgacctttcatattattacatatgtTGATATTGTCTTGcttattttcattatctttGAAAAGGTTctcattataatttaagGCATATGCACAGtctttattaaaatttaaaagatgGGTTAAAGGATATTCATATGTAGAATATTTTGAGAAATATGCCTCTTCTAATTTGATAATATTGTTATGAGaactattaatattatcattttcatgATGATCATTCTTGATTTTTTCCATATCTAATTCATTTAATCTATCATAAANNNNNNNNNttttttttttttttttttttttttttttttcggAATTTTTGAATTCACACATTTCAGaattcatattttctaACCCTTCCCCCTTTACAGAATTgacaatatttatatgatctttatcatttatatcattatgtaatattcctttattatttaaaaatgcTTCTAAAATAACCCTTGGTAAGAATGCACACAAAATGTAATAAGTAGATTTTGTATTTAAAAATGGATGTGCccatatacattttatgTTTAATTCAGATGTATTATCTAGATATTCAATTAAACATCCACATATAACTTTTGACacattaataatttttccaTCTGTTTCTCTTTCAAAAGAATTTGTATTTAACgttataataataccaGAGAAATCttctaataatatatcatcataacatttagaaatattttctaaCATATTTTGTTCTAGTTTTAATAATTGAAAAGGcaaatttttatttctaatATCATCTCTTTTATTAATTGTATTTTCTACATAACTCCAATTTCCTAACATTTTCTCATGTAATAATTGACGCTTTCTATACATACAGgaatatttgaaaaaacTCAAATTATTACTTAAAATTAAgtctatttttttttcttttatttttaggTTTGTTATTacttcttttaattttctgtattttatttcttcattatctatatttgagaattgtatataattttcttcttctatattattatgtattaaatCGTTTATAAGTTGATgaataaaagaattttcatatttatcaaaatattCTGATTTTTCAGAATTTTGTATTTCCTTCTGTACATCATTATGAATTGGTTGGGATTGTTCtttgtttgtttgtttaTCATTCTTGTTGTATTCACTTGTGTTATTCTTGTTATCTCCATATGTACAATTATTTAGATCCATAAAAGTACATGTAGTAGCATCATCAATAACTTCATCTTTTTGTTGATCATTAAAAGTATCATTCATATTAGAGAATGTTTTGATATTTTTCTCATTTGATTCGTTCTTTTCATTTGATTCGTTGTTTTCATTTGGTTCATTTGATTCATTTGATTCGTTCTTTTCATTTGATTCGTTCTTTTCATTTGATTCGTTCTTTTCATTTGATTCATTTGTTTCATTTGTTTCATTTGATTCATTTGattcattttgttcatttgGTTCGTTTGGTTTATTTCTGTTAATGTTTTCAAATATGTTCATAAACTTATTAAATTCCTTTTCTATTAATTCCTTAGAACTATCActcaaataatataagcTATCATCGTTAATgttatcatttaatatatcttcaGTTTGTCTTTTTCTTCCTCTTCTTTTTCCTACATGTACTtctatttctttttctaatttttttttccttccTCTTCTTCTGGGTAccttttcttttgtttCAGCATTTACATCAAGAGATAAATCGGGATCTTTATGTGTGgaattttctttattttcttcttttaataCAGATGATAtgtcatttttattaacaaCTGTTTCGTCCTTGTTCGTAAGAATTACACTTCCTTTATCCATTTGAGAAGATATGTTTtgttctttatttttttcatctcCATCTGTATTTAGCACCATATTATTTGTTACTTTATGatcaataaatatatcattattattaatattgtcattattaatattgtcattattattattgtcattattattatcatgttcatcattttgttgttctttttgtttatctatattatcATGTGACAGTTTTCTTTCTTGTCCATCTTGTTCTTCcgaaatatttttttccttttcaGCATATTTCTGTaatgttttaaaaacaattttgtaatcattaataatatcgacaattttcttttttttctgcATAAGTAGTTTTAAATCATTTGGAATATTAATAGGTAACTTTtcaatttttaaatgtaaattatacattttaaaaaatcggtttgtttctttaattaatttttttctttgttcTATAGCAAAATAAGGTAATTTGGAATCAATGTTATTTTGttgtttcattttttcctttatgtcatttaattcttgttcatttaaaatatttttttcttcgtcttttttttcttcctGTTCTTTACTTGATACATATTCTTGTTTGAGAATATTGAGGGTTTCGTTTCTGGGTAGAGTATCCTCTTTAGTATCATTAATTATGTTATCACTTTTTATGCTTGCAGCATATTCTATGATTTCAACATTTTGgatatttaaaagattaTTGTTATTGTCATTGTTATTTAGttcatcttttatatatttatttaaatctTCGTGTGGAATATCgattatatttatatctttatcCATATTACCATTTGAGTTGTTgaaatttttcatttctgTTTCAAAAATTTCATTCGAAATATTAGCTACTTCTACTTGATTGTCCAAATGTTTATCACTTAagttttctttttcttctagAACATTTTCAATAGCCTCAATTTTAAATggttcatttttatattgaGTATTGTCAGGTTGGGTAGTTTGAGTTTGTACATTGTCAGTTTGGATGTTTTGAGTTTGTACATTGTCAGTTTGGATATTTTGAGTTTGGAATTTTTCAgtttgaatatttttagCTTGGATATTTTCAGTTTGGATATTTTGAGTTTGTACATTTTCAATTTGgatattttcattttgtgCCTTTTCAGTATGTACATTTTCAATTTGgatattttcattttgtgCATTTTCCATTTGGATATTTTCAATTTGTGCCTTTTCGGTATGTTCATTGTCAGTTNNNNNNNNNNNNNNNNNNNNNNNNNNNNNNNNNNNNNNNNNNNNNNNNNNNNNNNNNNNNNNNNNNNNNNNNNNNNNNNNNNNNNNNNNNNNNNNNNNNNGCATTTTCCATTTGTACATTTTCAGTTTGTACGTTTTCAGTTTGTACATTTTCAGTTTGTA of the Plasmodium reichenowi strain SY57 chromosome 11, whole genome shotgun sequence genome contains:
- a CDS encoding hypothetical protein (conserved Plasmodium protein, unknown function~part of same gene as PRSY57_1131600A~gap found within coding sequence) — encoded protein: TDNEHTEKAQIENIQMENAQNENIQIENVHTEKAQNENIQIENVQTQNIQTENIQAKNIQTEKFQTQNIQTDNVQTQNIQTDNVQTQTTQPDNTQYKNEPFKIEAIENVLEEKENLSDKHLDNQVEVANISNEIFETEMKNFNNSNGNMDKDINIIDIPHEDLNKYIKDELNNNDNNNNLLNIQNVEIIEYAASIKSDNIINDTKEDTLPRNETLNILKQEYVSSKEQEEKKDEEKNILNEQELNDIKEKMKQQNNIDSKLPYFAIEQRKKLIKETNRFFKMYNLHLKIEKLPINIPNDLKLLMQKKKKIVDIINDYKIVFKTLQKYAEKEKNISEEQDGQERKLSHDNIDKQKEQQNDEHDNNNDNNNNDNINNDNINNNDIFIDHKVTNNMVLNTDGDEKNKEQNISSQMDKGSVILTNKDETVVNKNDISSVLKEENKENSTHKDPDLSLDVNAETKEKVPRRRGRKKKLEKEIEVHVGKRRGRKRQTEDILNDNINDDSLYYLSDSSKELIEKEFNKFMNIFENINRNKPNEPNEQNESNESNETNETNESNEKNESNEKNESNEKNESNESNEPNENNESNEKNESNEKNIKTFSNMNDTFNDQQKDEVIDDATTCTFMDLNNCTYGDNKNNTSEYNKNDKQTNKEQSQPIHNDVQKEIQNSEKSEYFDKYENSFIHQLINDLIHNNIEEENYIQFSNIDNEEIKYRKLKEVITNLKIKEKKIDLILSNNLSFFKYSCMYRKRQLLHEKMLGNWSYVENTINKRDDIRNKNLPFQLLKLEQNMLENISKCYDDILLEDFSGIIITLNTNSFERETDGKIINVSKVICGCLIEYLDNTSELNIKCIWAHPFLNTKSTYYILCAFLPRVILEAFLNNKGILHNDINDKDHINIVNSVKGEGLENMNSEMCEFKNSEKKKKKKKKKXXXXYDRLNELDMEKIKNDHHENDNINSSHNNIIKLEEAYFSKYSTYEYPLTHLLNFNKDCAYALNYNENLFKDNENKQDNINICNNMKGHNNCNDNTSLSSKDSNNKFLYIIFSDIDIFPRQCYLILCSYKYMCLNMHYDTDNYSVHYDLENMKKENVGKTTELSNSCPCKCMKSIPDDSEESYERIIGLSELYMYYMIPKKEERENLGLLKRNGWRDLICSTFLEDVHENISSILKIKTHINKVSEHISVQNRIYEKRYTPIYINKYEWCGLKLKDIRNMLNEDFNYDGNDK